In one window of Gossypium arboreum isolate Shixiya-1 chromosome 4, ASM2569848v2, whole genome shotgun sequence DNA:
- the LOC108482782 gene encoding uncharacterized protein LOC108482782 encodes MVATMITSLPRFCFSASTKTFAKRTPPFLYNRPNTLLLKFPNTCTTLPSLTCTTLPSLTPSKLLPFCFFNAGKDNPDFQQKEETELGWPILKRWEVPWEWQTVSLTSLACGLSFILTGLIETAAIPYLGLNIEELSLDQKAEILFVDQSITTIVVLGVLYGVANTFQPLPEDLFRYDFKEPFNLKKGWLLWAAIGLVGALIAIALTGAAMSLFRGEDSQRETDALVRLLPLIGSSSISTACLVGITGVLAPVLEETVFRGFFMTSLTKWVPTPVSVIVSAAVFALAHLTPGEFPQLFVLGTALGFSYAQTRNLVTPITIHAFWNSGVILLLTFLQLQGYDIKELLQAT; translated from the exons ATGGTTGCGACAATGATTACAAGCTTACCTCGGTTTTGCTTCTCTGCTTCGACCAAAACCTTCGCCAAGCGAACTCCCCCCTTTCTTTATAACAGGCCAAACACTCTTTTATTAAAGTTCCCAAACACTTGTACCACCTTACCTTCTCTTACTTGTACCACCTTACCTTCTCTTACTCCCTCAAAACTGCTTCCTTTTTGCTTCTTCAATGCTGGAAAAGACAATCCCGATTTCCAGCaaaag GAAGAGACTGAATTGGGGTGGCCAATACTCAAGCGATGGGAGGTTCCATGGGAGTGGCAAACAGTCTCATTAACTTCACTTGCATGTGGATTAAG TTTTATTTTGACAGGATTAATAGAGACAGCAGCTATACCTTATCTAGGACTTAATATTGAAGAACTAAGTTTGGACCAGAAGGCTGAGATACTGTTTGTGGATCAAAG CATTACAACTATAGTGGTACTTGGAGTTCTTTATGGTGTAGCCAACACTTTTCAACCCCTTCCTGAAGACCTATTTCGCTATG ATTTTAAGGAACCTTTCAACCTAAAGAAAGGATGGCTTTTGTGGGCAGCAATTGGTCTTGTTGGTGCTCTTATTGCTATTGCTTTAACAGGGGCTGCCATGTCCTTGTTTCGTGGTGAGGACTCTCAAAGAGAG ACTGATGCTCTGGTCCGTTTGCTTCCATTGATTGGATCCTCAAGTATCAG CACTGCTTGCTTGGTGGGCATCACAGGTGTTCTGGCACCAGTTCTTGAGGAGACGGTATTTCGAGGCTTTTTTATGACATCCCTGACAAAATG GGTGCCTACACCAGTTTCTGTAATTGTTAGTGCTGCTGTATTTGCACTTGCACATCTTACTCCCGGAGAGTTTCCTCAGCTATTTGTACTAG GGACTGCTTTGGGGTTTTCATATGCTCAAACTCGCAATCTGGTGACTCCTATCACAATACATGCTTTCTGGAACTCGGGAGTGATTTTGCTTCTTACCTTTCTTCAG TTGCAAGGGTATGATATCAAGGAATTGTTGCAGGCGACCTGA
- the LOC108482781 gene encoding cullin-3A — MSNQKKKNFQIEAFKHRVVVDPKYAEKTWSILEHAIHEIYNHNASGLSFEELYRNAYNMVLHKFGEKLYSGLVATMTAHLKEISKSIEAAQGDLFLEELNRKWNDHNKALQMIRDILMYMDRTYIPNTHKTPVHELGLNLWRDNVIHSSKIQSRLLSMLLELVHRERTGEVIDRGLMRNIIKMLMDLGSSVYQEDFEKPFLEVSAEFYMGESQKFIECCDCGDYLKKAELRLNEEIERVTHYLDVKSEVKITNVVEKEMIANHMMRLVHMENSGLVNMLLDDKYEDLGRMYNLFRRVPNGLSTIRDVMTSHLREIGKQLVTDAEKLRDPVEFVQRLLDEKDKYDSIISQAFSNDKTFQNALNSSFEYFINLNNRSPEFISLYVDDKLRKGLKGVSEEDVEIILDKVMMLFRYLQEKDVFEKYYKQHLAKRLLSGKTVSDDAERSLIVKLKTECGYQFTSKLEGMFTDMKTSQDTMQGFYASHPELTDGPTLVVQVLTTGSWPTQPSITCNLPAEMSALCEKFRSYYLGTHTGRRLSWQTNMGTADIKATFGKGQKHELNVSTYQMCVLMLFNNADRLSYKEVEQATGIPASDLKRCLQSMACVKGKNVLRKEPMSKDIGEDDAFFVNDKFTSKFYKVKIGTVVAQKESEPEKQETRQRVEEDRKPQIEAAIVRIMKSRRVLDHNNIIAEVTKQLQSRFLANPTEIKKRIESLIERDFLERDNNDRKLYRYLA; from the exons ATGAgtaatcaaaagaaaaagaatttcCAGATAGAAGCGTTCAAGCACCGAGTCGTGGTGGATCCTAAATATGCAGAGAAGACCTGGAGCATTCTAGAACATGCAATCCATGAGATTTACAATCATAATGCCAGTGGCCTCAGTTTTGAAGAGCTTTACAG GAATGCATACAACATGGTTTTGCACAAATTTGGTGAGAAGCTGTACTCTGGGCTGGTTGCAACTATGACTGCACACCTCAAAGAAATATCAAAATCTATAGAGGCTGCTCAAGGTGATTTGTTTCTTGAAGAGCTGAACAGGAAATGGAACGACCACAACAAGGCATTGCAAATGATTCGAGACATATTGATGTACATGGACAGGACCTACATTCCAAACACCCATAAAACCCCTGTTCATGAGCTGGGACTTAACTTGTGGAGGGATAATGTTATACATTCCAGCAAAATACAGTCCAGGCTTTTGAGCATGCTTCTTGAACTAGTACACAGAGAGCGAACTGGTGAAGTTATAGACCGGGGGCTCATGAGGAATATAATCAAGATGCTTATGGATTTGGGTTCCTCTGTTTACCAGGAGGACTTTGAGAAGCCATTTCTTGAGGTTTCTGCTGAGTTTTATATGGGTGAATCTCAGAAATTTATTGAGTGCTGTGACTGTGGGGACTATCTGAAGAAAGCTGAGTTACGTCTAAATGAAGAAATTGAGAGAGTTACCCATTACTTGGATGTCAAGAGTGAAGTCAAGATAACTAATGTAGTGGAGAAGGAGATGATTGCTAACCACATGATGCGACTAGTCCACATGGAGAACTCTGGCTTGGTAAATATGCTTCTTGATGACAAGTATGAGGACTTGGGGAGAATGTACAATTTATTTAGAAGAGTTCCCAATGGTCTCTCAACTATACGAGATGTGATGACCTCTCACCTCAGAGAAATAGGAAAACAGCTGGTTACTGATGCAGAAAAGTTAAGAGATCCTGTGGAATTTGTCCAGAGGCTCTTGGATGAAAAGGACAAATATGATAGTATCATTAGCCAAGCATTTAGCAATGATAAGACATTCCAGAATGCTCTGAACTCCTCTTTTGAGTATTTCATCAACTTGAATAACCGTTCTCCTGAGTTCATTTCCTTGTATGTGGATGACAAGCTTCGTAAAGGTTTGAAAGGAGTCAGTGAGGAGGATGTGGAGATAATTCTTGACAAAGTTATGATGCTGTTTCGCTATCTGCAGGAGAAGGATGTATTTGAGAAGTACTACAAACAGCACTTGGCTAAGCGGCTTCTATCTGGCAAAACTGTTTCTGATGATGCAGAGAGAAGTCTGATAGTCAAGCTTAAGACAGAATGTGGGTATCAATTTACATCGAAATTAGAAGGCATGTTTACTGACATGAAGACCTCCCAGGATACAATGCAAGGGTTTTACGCAAGCCATCCTGAGCTGACTGATGGTCCTACCCTAGTTGTTCAGGTTCTAACAACAGGGTCCTGGCCTACTCAGCCCAGTATTACTTGCAACCTGCCTGCTGAAATGTCAGCACTTTGCGAGAAGTTTCGGTCATATTATCTTGGAACCCATACTGGTAGGAGGTTGTCCTGGCAAACCAATATGGGGACAGCAGATATAAAAGCAACATTTGGGAAGGGTCAGAAGCATGAGTTGAATGTTTCAACTTACCAGATGTGTGTGCTGATGCTTTTTAACAATGCTGATAGGCTTAGCTACAAGGAGGTTGAACAAGCCACTGGGATTCCTGCTTCAGACTTGAAAAGGTGTTTGCAATCAATGGCATGCGTGAAGGGAAAGAATGTTCTTAGGAAAGAACCTATGAGTAAAGACATTGGTGAGGATGATGCATTTTTTGTCAATGATAAGTTCACAAGCAAATTCTACAAAGTGAAGATAGGAACTGTGGTTGCACAAAAGGAATCAGAACCTGAAAAGCAGGAGACACGACAGAGAGTGGAGGAGGACAGGAAGCCGCAGATTGAAGCTGCAATAGTTAGGATCATGAAATCAAGGAGGGTGCTGGATCACAACAATATAATAGCTGAGGTTACAAAGCAGTTGCAGTCGCGGTTCCTGGCCAACCCAACGGAGATTAAGAAAAGGATCGAGTCTCTTATCGAGCGGGATTTCTTGGAAAGGGACAACAATGATAGGAAATTGTATCGGTATCTAGCCTAG
- the LOC108481016 gene encoding pentatricopeptide repeat-containing protein At2g17525, mitochondrial yields the protein MKKPSHPLSWIFSALSSIEAHDFLLQSFPSFHSRLVWSSSSSSSLGVPSHEHIAHLILDQNSAETAVKTFQWASKLPNFTHSQSTYRALIHKLCAFRRFNTVKELLDEMPTTLGVPPDEDILVTLVRGLGRARKIRDVIEVLDLASRFNKPPSLTIFNSILDVLVKEDIDLARHFYRKKMMPTGVQSDEYTFGILMKGLCLTNRIADAFKLLQLIKSSTVKPNAVLYNTLIHALCKNGKVGRARSLMNEMENPNAVTFNILISAYCKEENLVQALVLLEKSFTMGFVPDVITLTKVLKILCDVGRVSEGFEILEKVESKGGVVDVVAYNTLIKGYCRIGKVKLGQRLSREMENKGRLPNADTFNILISGFCESDMLDSALDMFNEMKTDGISWNFATFDKLIEGLCSAGRMEDGFKILELMEESKVGSGGRVSPYNSVLYGLYKNNFSEEALEFLSKMQNLFPRAVDRNIRILEFCKEGGIEDAKRVYDQMIGEGGIPSVLVFDCLIRRFCQKGCMREAVELMNEMVVCGYLPAASTFNDVISGFCSRDKFGSALKLMEDMASRGCRLDGGSYSPLINAFCRTGNIQKAIMILLQMLGENIIPDDLTWKTVLVCLSQERQWLESKKLLVNNLLPCIIET from the coding sequence ATGAAGAAGCCCTCACATCCTTTGAGTTGGATATTTTCAGCTTTGTCATCCATCGAAGCCCATGATTTTCTTCTACAATCATTTCCGAGCTTTCATTCAAGACTTGTATGGTCGTCATCATCATCCTCATCCCTTGGCGTTCCAAGTCATGAGCATATTGCCCATCTCATACTAGACCAGAATTCAGCAGAAACAGCGGTGAAAACCTTCCAATGGGCTTCAAAGCTCCCAAATTTCACCCACTCTCAGTCCACCTACCGTGCTTTGATCCACAAGCTCTGTGCTTTCCGCCGTTTCAACACTGTCAAGGAACTGCTCGACGAAATGCCCACCACATTAGGCGTTCCCCCAGATGAAGATATTCTTGTCACCCTAGTTCGAGGCCTTGGGCGAGCCCGGAAGATCCGGGATGTCATCGAGGTTCTTGATTTGGCTTCCAGATTTAACAAACCCCCTTCCTTGACGATTTTTAACTCGATACTCGACGTTCTTGTCAAAGAAGATATTGATTTGGCTAGGCACTTTTATAGGAAGAAGATGATGCCGACTGGTGTCCAAAGCGATGAATATACTTTTGGGATTTTGATGAAAGGTCTTTGCTTAACTAACAGAATTGCCGATGCTTTTAAGCTTCTGCAACTTATCAAGTCTAGCACTGTAAAGCCCAATGCTGTGCTTTACAACACTTTGATCCATGCTCTATGTAAGAATGGTAAAGTTGGGAGAGCCAGAAGCTTGATGAATGAAATGGAGAACCCCAATGCAGTTACCTTTAATATCTTGATATCTGCCTACTGTAAAGAAGAAAATTTAGTTCAAGCTCTTGTGTTGTTAGAGAAGAGCTTCACCATGGGGTTTGTACCAGATGTCATTACCCTGACTAAGGTTCTGAAAATTCTCTGCGATGTGGGTCGTGTATCTGAAGGCTTTGAGATTTTAGAGAAAGTCGAGAGCAAGGGGGGTGTAGTGGATGTGGTAGCATATAATACTTTGATAAAGGGTTACTGTAGAATAGGAAAGGTGAAACTCGGACAGAGGCTTTCTAGGGAGATGGAGAATAAAGGCCGTCTCCCAAATGCTGACACATTCAACATATTGATCTCTGGTTTCTGTGAGTCTGACATGTTGGATTCAGCTCTGGATATGTTCAATGAAATGAAGACAGATGGGATCAGTTGGAACTTTGCTACTTTCGATAAATTGATTGAAGGACTGTGTTCAGCAGGGAGAATGGAAGACGGGTTTAAGATTTTGGAGCTAATGGAGGAGAGTAAGGTGGGTTCAGGTGGGCGTGTTAGTCCTTATAACAGTGTGCTCTATGGTTTATACAAGAACAATTTCTCGGAGGAAGCATTGGAGTTCCTTTCCAAGATGCAAAATTTATTTCCTAGGGCTGTTGATAGGAACATAAGGATATTGGAATTTTGCAAGGAGGGCGGTATTGAGGATGCAAAGAGAGTTTATGATCAGATGATCGGGGAAGGGGGTATTCCAAGTGTTCTTGTTTTCGATTGTTTAATTCGTAGATTTTGCCAGAAAGGGTGTATGCGAGAGGCAGTTGAGCTGATGAATGAAATGGTTGTCTGTGGCTATTTACCAGCAGCATCAACATTCAATGATGTAATTAGTGGGTTTTGCAGTCGTGATAAATTTGGTAGTGCTTTAAAGCTAATGGAGGACATGGCTAGTAGAGGTTGCAGACTTGATGGTGGAAGTTATAGTCCACTGATCAATGCTTTTTGTAGGACGGGGAATATTCAAAAGGCTATAATGATTTTGCTACAAATGTTGGGAGAGAATATCATACCTGATGATTTGACGTGGAAAACAGTACTCGTCTGTCTTAGTCAAGAAAGGCAGTGGCTGGAGAGCAAAAAATTACTTGTAAATAACCTATTACCGTGTATTATTGAGACGTGA